The following are from one region of the Megachile rotundata isolate GNS110a chromosome 15, iyMegRotu1, whole genome shotgun sequence genome:
- the LOC100881904 gene encoding GTP-binding protein 2 produces MESFLELFDPDNGKNMRKESWNDSENEGNGMSDCENSSIEDDQEERLPPEPEQGNIEYKLKLINPSSQRFEHLVTQMKWRLREGHGEAIYQIGVEDNGKLTGLTREDMKASLKTLNDMAARLGATTSILRERLANSKNKGMPTHSNNKEEMRVAEVLVRKLRKGDREDQDSIVDLRLAVTGAQDAGKSTLLGVLTQGELDNGRGRARLNMLRHLHEIKTGRTSSISHEIIGFDNDGHVLNYAEMATAEEICEHASKVVTFIDLAGHRKYLRTTVLGLTGYSPHHVMLVVAPPVNEASQEHMTLCLTLGLPFFVVVNKIDLGFYSIPETINQLENAINAQGYSKQLVMYNNSQMTWDYESNIVPVFNVSCVTGEGLENLTNFIKNLPTYDVNSTESDSESCLFQIDETFRVAGLNEPVLGGLLVKGAIAPGTRLLVGPLPDGEFSPVKVVSLHRNKAPCCLVRASQSASLTLAPPTNRSPPLPHLRPGMVLVSVWDQPHATLFFQATVLIVYHATAIFSGFQTTVHIGNVRQTCIIKGIMDAKDRGLQTNDTASVLFRFVNHPEYLHVGMRLLLREGRTKGIGKITQIFPLIGQQNNMQ; encoded by the exons ATGGAGTCATTCCTAGAATTGTTTGATCCAGACAATGGAAAAAACATGAGAAAGGAAAGTTGGAATGACTCGGAAAATGAAGGGAATGGAATGTCGGATTGTGAAAATTCCAGCATTGAAGATGATCAAGAAGAAAGATTACCACCAGAACCTGAACAGGGTAATATTGAATATAAGTTAAAGTTGATAAACCCATCCAGTCAGCGATTTGAACATCTTGTAACTCAAATGAAATGGAGACTTAGGGAAGGACATGGTGAAGCAATCTATCAGATTG GTGTGGAGGACAATGGAAAGTTAACAGGCTTAACAAGAGAAGATATGAAAGCATCTCTAAAAACCTTAAATGATATGGCAGCTAGATTAGGTGCTACAACAAGTATATTACGTGAAAGGCTTGCCAATTCTAAAAATAAAGGTATGCCCACACACAGTAACAACAAAGAGGAAATGCGGGTAGCAGAGGTGCTGGTGAGAAAGTTAAGGAAAGGAGACAGGGAAGATCAGGATAGTATAGTCGATTTAAGACTTGCTGTCACTGGTGCACAGGATGCTGGAAAGTCAACTCTCTTAG GTGTATTAACCCAAGGTGAATTAGACAATGGTAGAGGAAGAGCGAGACTGAACATGTTGCGTCATCTTCACGAGATAAAAACGGGTAGAACGTCATCGATATCGCACGAAATTATAGGCTTCGACAATGATGGGCACGTCTTGAATTATGCGGAAATGGCAACTGCAGAAGAGATATGTGAACACGCTTCAAAAGTAGTCACATTTATAGACCTAGCCGGGCATCGGAAGTATTTGAGGACAACGGTATTGGGTCTTACAG GATATTCACCTCATCACGTGATGCTAGTCGTGGCACCGCCTGTGAATGAAGCTTCGCAGGAACATATGACATTGTGCCTCACTCTAGGTCTCCCGTTCTTCGTAGTTGTAAACAAAATCGACCTGGGTTTTTATAGTATTCCAGAAACAATAAATCAGCTAGAGAATGCTATTAACGCGCAAGGGTATTCTAAACAATTAGTCATGTACAATAACAGTCAAATGACGTGGGATTACGAGTCAAACATAGTGCCAGTTTTTAATGTAAGTTGTGTTACCGGAGAGGGCTTGGAAAATTTGACCAATTTCATCAAGAACTTACCAACGTACGATGTTAATTCTACGGAATCAGATTCCGAATCGTGTCTGTTTCAAATTGATGAAACATTTAG AGTAGCGGGTTTGAACGAACCTGTTTTAGGAGGATTACTTGTGAAAGGAGCGATTGCTCCAGGTACTCGATTGTTAGTTGGTCCTCTACCAGACGGTGAATTTAGTCCGGTTAAAGTGGTTAGTTTACATCGCAATAAAGCTCCATGTTGCTTAGTGAGAGCCTCACAGAGTGCTAGTCTAACATTAGCACCTCCAACAAACCGAAGTCCCCCATTACCCCATTTACGACCTGGAATGGTTCTAGTATCAGTGTGGGACCAGCCACATGCAACGCTTTTCTTTCAA gcAACTGTGTTAATAGTGTATCATGCAACTGCGATATTCTCTGGTTTTCAAACAACCGTGCACATAGGAAATGTAAGACAAACGTGTATTATTAAAGGAATAATGGACGCTAAAGACAGAGGTCTGCAAACGAACGACACAGCCTCTGTTTTGTTTAGGTTTGTTAATCATCCGGAATACTTGCACGTTGGTATGCGTTTATTGTTACGGGAGGGACGCACTAAAGGGATCGGTAAAATTACGCAAATATTTCCTTTGATAGGGCAACAGAATAATATGCAATAA
- the LOC100879019 gene encoding leukocyte elastase inhibitor, translating to MIAALTLLSLVACSYGRWITPDNVNLTRRSTPPPNPIARNSPTDRINDVDRIYYPSESTIAFEKDIPTVFPYSSEGQYPRQHGFTFGAATALPAAAPPSAAPPPPTPVLREYSPQQWKDHVNNIIVNGLVKFTLDMETNIYKTQSVTITGQQDNIIFSPISLAVTMAIVLAGSAGRTFDEVSKVLGLESGVDISQKSEIVHLMFGQLLNQLLTRIEGSPGPRIDFATASYVQDGYPIRRQFELLSEAIYKNAVINVDFARNGRAAQIAINQWVNAKTRGKISTILNDVPGPETSVILLSALYFSGEWNQHFLERSTRRKQFFIEPDKPVDVDLMLNGGDFPFYEDKQLGVKILALPYKGNETSMYILLPTAEGARALRDFKNQLTADIIEKLINSMTLQTCIIGLPKMKLTSSLQLKSTLAALGLRSLFDPSMADLSLVSAGRGTPMEIQQRNNNDVMVFSRSGEQDNEKRGHMVKRGFFSYEDKVRGLTVQQWYNGFNITRTRNLRHSKTLPLESRNSYSVEGNKPNNDAKIVNLESNKYRFQEGAAKSRSRRERPIDPNFLEYLNENGYRSFGLDELRNSANLVNPHLYASNVLHKVEIEITEKGTEAAAATAVVLERAGNQKKFVANRPFIFFIRHDPTRLILFWGTLNTPTPNFPTSNGPRG from the exons ATGATAGCTGCACTAACGTTGCTGAGCTTGGTGGCTTGCAGTTATGGCCGATGGATAACTCCTGATAATGTCAACCTAACAAGAAGATCGACACCTCCTCCGAATCCTATTGCAAGGAATAGTCCTACAGATAGAATCAACGATGTAGATAGAATATATTATCCTTCAGAGAGCACCATTGCGTTTGAAAAGGATATACCTACTGTCTTTCCATATAGTTCTGAAGGACAATATCCTAGACAACACGGTTTCACCTTTGGAGCAGCAACAGCACTACCAGCAGCTGCACCACCATCAGCTGCACCACCTCCACCAACTCCAGTACTCCGTGAATACTCGCCACAACAATGGAAGGATCAT GTGAACAATATCATCGTGAATGGGCTAGTCAAGTTTACCCTGGATATGGAAACTAATATCTACAAAACTCAAAGTGTGACCATAACCGGCCAACAagacaatattattttttcgcCGATCAGTCTGGCAGTGACAATGGCGATAGTCCTCGCAGGTTCTGCTGGCAGAACCTTCGACGAAGTGTCCAAGGTACTTGGACTGGAATCTGGAGTCGACATTTCGCAGAAGTCTGAAATTGTTCATCTGATGTTTGGCCAATTGTTGAACCAACTTCTCACTAGGATAGAAGGAAGTCCTGGGCCTCGCATAGATTTCGCCACCGCCTCGTACGTGCAG GATGGCTATCCTATACGACGACAGTTCGAACTGCTTAGCGAGGCTATTTACAAGAACGCAGTAATAAATGTAGACTTTGCTAGAAACGGAAGAGCTGCCCAAATTGCGATAAATCAGTGGGTAAATGCGAAAACGCGGGGAAAAATCTCTACAATTCTGAATGACGTACCTGGACCCGAAACCAGTGTTATCCTTCTGTCAGCGCTTTATTTCAGTGGAGAATGGAACCAACATTTCTTGGAGAGGTCCACCAGAAG GAAACAGTTCTTCATCGAACCCGATAAACCGGTCGACGTCGACTTAATGTTGAATGGCGGAGATTTTCCTTTCTATGAAGATAAACAGTTGGGTGTGAAGATTCTGGCTCTTCCCTACAAAGGAAACGAA ACCTCTATGTACATTCTTCTTCCAACGGCCGAAGGCGCAAGAGCTTTACGAGACTTCAAAAATCAATTAACAGCAGACATAATCGAGAAGCTGATTAATAGCATGACGCTCCAGACTTGCATAATAGGATTACCGAAAATGAAGTTGACCAGCAGCCTACAATTGAAATCAACCCTCGCCGCTTTGGGTCTGAGATCCTTGTTCGATCCTTCCATGGCAGATTTGAGTCTGGTATCCGCAGGAAGAGGAACTCCGATGGAAATACAACAACGAAACAACAACGACGTGATGGTTTTCTCTCGTTCGGGCGAGCAAGACAATGAAAAAAGGGGTCATATGGTTAAACGAGGTTTCTTTTCATATGAGGATAAAGTGCGTGGACTAACCGTGCAGCAATGGTACAACGGGTTTAACATTACCAGGACACGTAATCTTCGTCACTCCAAAACACTGCCATTAGAATCCAGGAACTCTTACTCTGTGGAGGGGAACAAGCCCAACAATGACGCGAAAATCGTGAATCTTGAATCGAACAAGTATCGTTTTCAGGAGGGAGCAGCAAAGTCTAGAAGTAGAAGAGAGAGACCGATTGACCCGAATTTCTTGGAGTATTTGAACGAAAATGGGTACCGCTCGTTCGGGTTAGATGAACTGAGGAATAGCGCCAATCTGGTGAATCCTCATCTGTATGCCTCTAACGTATTGCACAAGGTGGAGATCGAAATCACTGAAAAGGGCACCGAGGCTGCAGCCGCGACCGCAGTGGTTCTGGAACGGGCTGGAAACCAGAAAAAGTTCGTAGCGAACAGACCGTTTATATTCTTCATTAGACATGACCCAACAAGACTCATACTTTTCTGGGGTACCCTAAATACTCCTACTCCAAATTTCCCGACTAGTAATGGGCCCAGAGGCTAA